aggagatgggccgtgattgagatgggcttagaggatatgcacataaagtgtttctgaatcggcctcgtgtgagactttgggctagattgcccgtatatctgtacattatagtagatcacgtttcagtttagaattaagagatagagtttggttcgtacacagttaggtttattccaaagatagaaagtctacggactataaatatgtacctagggttattgagaaaggaggacgatcacgttcacaacaaacacaatctaggcgcatcgccaccccttgtttcgagggtttcttccgggtaagcgtcatgttgcccagatcgcatcttgcgatctgggcagtatcagtttattcgttgttttgtgttgctcgtactgaagccttgttgatggcgagtaatactgttatcatagatgttttggggctaacatcgatacttttctgatatgtttgcttagttatgctgcccctaaatatctagctgcctttgcacctatcttaggtgtaagggcagcatcttgcttggacTTTATTtaatagatctgatctgttatggttgtttcttgttctccaaggattagtttgatatccgcatggttagaccttgcaaacgggttgaacgatccagtagtgcgtaaggtatggtttgccgatccaagaggggttgttccgggaatcgactctgtgttggtttttaggcctcttctaggattagttttctgttatctttcgtatctgtcaGGCTCAACTACACGTAGGacgttccaattatgcggtgaaagccctagactgtcgtagatcgatttaacttcgtattgatcaagcaggatccccatgttatcgtagatccaatacgaaccatgggtgaatcggctctttgagctgattcacagggtaacctgagagccgatcgaggctcggatttaatgtttacgtgtctgccatgcaggaaactaattgaagcaatccatcaccttcctgaccaggtataggtcaggtggcacgccctcgcaacagccaggacgtgtgccggatttttgcgggccgtcgcccgagggaccagggcccaccagcagttctgggagcctcccggctcttcgtgttgctcgtcgctgctcgccagtgggttttggcaggcaacaacatggaacaagtagcagtgcaaggtaggagaagaaaagcacgtacatcgcgaccgggaaggtcgcactagcagcagcagcaccaccaccatgggtattgttgatgttgcccatggtgtagtcagatctatcgatgaagcagccgaaccgtcgaagaagagcacgaacagcagcgagcagtcgcgtcgagacgctccccaaaaaccttatcgcccgtctcccggtgcaggatctcaacggacggagtttcggaggcctgctctcccggacggctgtgcacgcagtcgccgggatggggaagactagagagtagcgcagcaaaaagaacttcacgagagagttctgagaactgtgtgtttctctagatctgatctgtctccttgtatatcctgggacacgcggcgaacatgtgcaggtcgacacgtacgcaacacagttggtgcaccaagcaaaaatttaggcttccttgagtgtgtctcgaactcgaactcgagtcacgaaacgcgacgtgcgtgacgaggcgaggcgaggcgaggcgaggcgaggcggggcgggcggaggaggaggagtgcgcgagggctccttctattctcactcacttggaatgactagaacaacATCCCTTATAtatcactccaactctctcccaactagcaatgtgggactaaactttgtccctcaaggctgtcccaagctgccaacgtgatgggccttgagatttcaggaattgtagactacatgggctgcagcccatctacattcagcAGATCCAAATCCGGCGAATCCCGCGACTATTGCCGGGAAAGAACGCCAAATCTGCCGCCGCCGGACCACCAACCTTGTTCCAGCACCAAAACAAAGAGCCCACCGCTGCAAAGGAACGGCGAGCAGACGAGACCATCGGCTCAACGGAGTCGCCTGGACGGATGCCGCCGTGGTGAGGGAGAGACCGAGGCCACCTTATTCGGCGAGGCACCAGCCCCACCAAACTGCTGCCACTAGACGAAGACGAGACCCTAGACCTATGGACCAAACCGGAGAGAAACGGGAGCCCACCCCCCTCCTCCAGCCGCCGGAGCAGCGGAGGGAGGGGGGAGGAGGTCACCACCTCACCGGCGTCTAAAGGAGGGCAGGAACCGTCACCTCTCTGTCGCCAACGGACGAGAGCGAAAAAATTGGATCGGGTTCTGTTCTGTTCAGGTTATCCTATTTCTGATCATCCAAATGGACAAGCAAATTGCAGACAGTTAATAGGGTATAAAAGTATAAAACTTCCTGTCAGCATGTAAGCATACGAAGCTAATCTGATGAAGTGGGGCAACCCATGAGGCAGGTGCAGGCCACTTGTGAGGAAGAAGGTAGGGTAACTAACGAGGAGTCGAGGAGAATGCAGAGTGACAGGAAGCACGCGGTCCCTGCTGTGGTGTGGTCGCAGCGCAGAGATATACTATACAGAATGTCAGTTTGGGTTGCAGACGGTTCGTTGGAACCACGCTGCCGGCCTCGCCGCCCCTTGCGTCACGGGCACCCGCCGGTCGCCGTCGCCGGCCTGCCCTTCGGCGACACGCCGGCAGCGTTCTCCTTGGTGTGGGCCTGTGCCGTGCTGGCGCGCAGGGCCACACCTTGTTGTTAACCTGCCCTCCTTCCTTCCTGTCGCAGCAGCAGCGCATACACTGTCTCTCCAGGGAATAAAATTGAATGCACATCTCGATCTGCTTCCCCGGTTCTGGAGCTAGTCGCAGGTGAAATCCAACGCTGCTATTCCTGACTCGGCCTACAAAACCGAACTGAAACCGAAAATCGAACCCGAAAACATCTAACTGCACCTGAAATTTCAGGTTTTTACAGTTTTTGGTTAAGGTTACAGTTATCAGAAATGCTAACCAGATGATCCTCGGTTAATCCGGAGCGTCCGCAGCGACCCAAACGCGGCGCAAATATGCGGCACATTTGCATCTTCGCGGATGCTGCGCAGTCGCGCCTAGCGTCCGCTCGCTTCTCCCATGGACCCGCCTGGCAGTCGAATTAAAGCACAGCAAGCGCGCCGATGTCAACCGCCGGAGTGGTAACTGCGCCGATCAACCCgtcaaccgccggaatggagcacCGAACCGTCGAGGAAGAGCAACCGCATGCCTCTTATACCCGCCGCCATTGTCCCCGCAGAATATAACCCATGCGCCTGTTGTAATTCACGTCGAACCGCCTTccaatcttcttcttcttctccaacaccggctagCCAGGTGCCATGAGCAACTTGTCCTTGCCGTCggactcggagagcgagggcaagcCGCCGGGATGGCGGCATTGGTGGGAAACGCCTGCGACGCCCAGCGACCCTGGCTCCCCGCTGAGGGAGGTCGAGGAGGACGGAGGCGCCGTTGGCAGCAACAGCCatgaggaggaggactccgacgccaAGTTCGCACGGCTGGAGGCGCTGGAGGCGGCGGACGAGAAGGCGGCGGCAagaaaggaggcaagggcccggGCAAGGGCGCAGGCGCGGGTGTAGGCTGAGCATCGTCGTCcattcaccgacgacgacgaagacgccCCTGACCAGTCGTCCGACTGGAACTCAAGCTCCACGAACGCGTCGTCCGGCAGTTCCTCTTCCGAGGAagaggtgacaagcaagaggcgtgtccgtgaggacgacgaggcagagccttctaacaagaaggccaaCAATTAGCttataatttttttgtttttatttgtttAAACAGAATCTCTATACTGATAAGCCACAATTTCTTTTCCATATAAGTTCAGCGTAAGCCATGAAGTGTTTGTTATCTTTCGTGGCTTGATCGCTGAACAACAGAGGTTGTTGTATCAGCCAAATTCATAGGTCTTGAAATTTGGTAGTATTTAAACAATGATATAAAATATAGAAGGTCTTGAAATTTGAGAGTCTAAACGTTCAGTAGCAAAAAAATGGCGCGGCAAGACGTGCTAGGTCCATCTAGTATAATCAGCTATGTAGTCCAATATAAGTATCATCACCCTTACAAGCATCGCTCTGATGTTACACATCTCATCTTAATTCTAGCATATATTCTAATCAGCACTAATTTTCAAACTCTTGAAATCTATGACCTCTAAACCACCAAATCACAACCCAAGTTAACACTTAACTAACATAAGCCACAAAGGGCAAATTGTATAGAATAGGGCGCCCCGCGCCTCTATTTCCTAGTGTCTTGCTATGTCTGAACTGCAAGGCCGTACAGACAGAATCCATTCGATTCGAGATTGTTCTAAGAAATTTCGTCTGGCAGATATGCATATTGTGTTTTTTTTTGGAGCTGTCAGTTAGATCAAGCTACCCACTGAAAGTTGCAGGTATCTGGTTGAAAAGGGCTAACATACATCGGTATTGATCTGGATGCCCACAAAATCTTCACAGTACACATTGCAAAGTGATCGAACTGACATAGTTGCACAAAATAATTCAGATAAATATTCCAAGATAGTACATGGGATTTTTCTTCTTCTATGAAGCAGTGCTAGTGTCACTGTATCGCTAAAAGTCTCCagctttgtgtgtgtgtgtgtgtgtgtgtcccaTCCCTTACCACAATCCGTAACGATTTATGATCTGCGCCATGAGGATGTTGTAGCCTGTCTCTGTGAGATGGTAGGTGTCCCAGAAGAGGAACTTGCTCGGGTCTCTGCAGGCGTCCGCCGTGTACCTATTGCACGTCAGCGTCACCTCGAACAGCCCCGTGCCGCAGCACCCTCGGTTGGACACCTCGAATCCTAGAAAGAACAGACCGAATTCCATCAACAAACGAGACGGGTTCATCTCCTCGGCCTTCTTACAGTAGTATTTAGGATGATGACGAAACAAACTGTGCTGCGTACCGTAAGCTGCCGGGCGCTGCACCATGTCGAGCAGCGGGTTGTAGAGGTCGATGTACTTGAGCACCGAGCCCGGGAGCTCCGCGGAGCCGTTGAGCAGCTTGATCTCCTTCTCCAGTGCCGCGTTGTACAGCACGGACGCCTGGTTGTAGAGGGAGACGCACTCCCTCTCGTGGCCACCGGCGATGGTCCGCTGCGACGGCACGCACCCGATGGGCGGCGAGCCGGCGATGCTCAGCCGCCGCGCGCCCTCGCCGTACAGTTTCTGCCCAAATCGAACCACACTTTGAGCGACAGTGACATGGCCATGCTGTGGAGTACATGCTTAATCGGTCGGTGGTTACCTTGATGAAGTCAGTGGCGCACTGAACGACGTACTCGATGTAGGACTCCAGGTCGTAGTCTCGCCGGAATGGCGTGGTGAAATAGGTATTGGCCAGGTCGTCCGTGCCGGTGACCACCAGGTACAGGCTCGTCGACACGATGTGGGCGGCTCGCTGCGTGCCGGCGATGCTGTCCAGCTTACCCTTGTACTCCTTGAACATGTCAAGCTGGTTGTCCATGCTGAGAACCGACTGAAACACCAGAGTTAATTGGATCGGAAATGCCGGCGAGTATACATTAAGAAGAGAAAACCAATGGCCTTCCAAGTTGAGAGTTCCATCTTGGAAGTGGATATCGAATATGCGGGCAGGGAGCGCTCACCACGAGGTCGGACGTGAGGGGATCGAAGCCGCAGCCGCCGGAGGCGAAGCTGACGCCTGTCAGGAGATCCCAGTCGCTGAGCTCCGTGCCGA
This Lolium perenne isolate Kyuss_39 chromosome 1, Kyuss_2.0, whole genome shotgun sequence DNA region includes the following protein-coding sequences:
- the LOC127300644 gene encoding GDSL esterase/lipase EXL3, which codes for MASQCTAGGASRRFVLALMVLTLVRQSSCIAPPAPQPAATIPRSTRPPALILFGDSIVDSGNNNGLTSTVRANFAPYGQDFPGHNATGRFSNGKIVGDILATRMGLKQYVPAYLGTELSDWDLLTGVSFASGGCGFDPLTSDLVSVLSMDNQLDMFKEYKGKLDSIAGTQRAAHIVSTSLYLVVTGTDDLANTYFTTPFRRDYDLESYIEYVVQCATDFIKKLYGEGARRLSIAGSPPIGCVPSQRTIAGGHERECVSLYNQASVLYNAALEKEIKLLNGSAELPGSVLKYIDLYNPLLDMVQRPAAYGFEVSNRGCCGTGLFEVTLTCNRYTADACRDPSKFLFWDTYHLTETGYNILMAQIINRYGLW